The DNA segment ATTTCATAACCCAGCTTGCGCAGCTCTTCGATGCGCGCCCAGATCGCGGCGCGCGTAACGCCGAGTTGCTGCGATAATTCGGAACCGGAAACGCCGCCGTTTTCCACGGCTCGCAGCGCCATCAGGATTTGAGTATCCACCGTCATGATCCGAAGGTTTTGTAGCTGCCCGCCCAAGACAAGGCAAGTTCCGTCCTGCGGCTCCGCGGCCTCGGTCGCGTTCGGGATTGAATCGTCCGCCGCGTCGGCCCATGCTGTCCGGGTGAGCTATCTGCCCAACGCGCGAAAAGTATTCGATACGGAAGTCGCCGCCCTACGCGCGGTGCGGGCGCACCTGGACCAATCCTTCGACGCGGTGGTGACGCTCCTTTCGCAAACCCTCAGTCAGCGCGGTAAAATTGTCATCGTCGGTATTGGCAAATCCGGCAATGTCGGCGCAAAAATCTCCGCCACCCTGACCAGCACCGGCAGCGCGAGCGTCGTGCTGAACAGCGTCAATGCGTTGCACGGCGATCTCGGCATCATCACTGATGGCGACGTGGTGCTGGCTCTCAGTTATTCCGGCGAGTCGGACGAGCTGCTCAATTTGCTGCCCGCGATCAAGCGATTCTCCGTTAAAATCATTTCGCTCACCGGCAGCCCCAAATCCACTCTCGGTCGCCACAGCGATCTCATCTTGAATGTGCGCGTGCCCAAGGAAGCCTGCCCCTTCGCACTGGCCCCGACTTCCAGCACCACGGCCATGCTCGTAATGGGCGACGCGCTCGCCATGTCCGTCATGCAGGCGCGCGGTTTTCGACAGAGTGATTTCGCCAAATATCACCCCGCCGGCGCCATCGGACGCGCCCTGCTTTTGCGCGTCGGCGAAATCATGCGCACGGGCGAGCGCAGTGCCATCGCGAACGGAAACCTCGCGGTCAAAGAAGCGTTGCTGGTCATGACCCGGGCCAAATCCGGCTGCCTCGCCGTAGTCAACGGACGCAACAAACTCATTGGCGTTTTCACCGATGGCGATTTCCGCCGCAAGATGTCCGCGGACGAACAACTGCTCTCACGCCCGCTCAAATCCGTGATGACGCCTCATCCCATTTCCATTCGCGACACCGCCCTGGCCGTGGAAGCCGTCAAGACGTTCAACGAACGCAACATTGATGATTTAATCGTAGTGAACGCCAGGAACGAACCCGTCGGCTTGATTGATTCGCAGGATTTACCCAAACTGAAAATCGTATGATCTCGTCAATAAAATGGCCGCGTCGCCACGATCCACTTTTGCCACCCGTAATCCCATAAAATCGCCCATTATGAAAACCACTGCTCCGCTGTTGCTCGTCGCATTGACCTGCTCCCTGATCATGCCTATTCAAGCTCAAACCAATGCTCCTCTCACCGCCGCCACGTATCATTGGCAGAGCCACCGCAGCGGCACTTTGCAATATCTATTGTACCTGCCGCCCGGTTACGACGCTGCCGGCCAGAAAGACTGGCCGTTGATGTTGTTCCTGCACGGCGCGGGCGAGCGCGGCAACGACGTCAACCGCGTGGCAATTCACGGCCCCTTGCACCACGTCCAGCAAGGCCAAAGCTTCCCCTTCATCATCCTCGCGCCGCAATGTCCGGCCAACGAACTTTGGCAAAACGAACCATTGCTGGCACTGCTCAACGAGTTTACCGCCACGCACAAAGTGGATAAAAAGCGCATCTACCTGACCGGACTCAGCATGGGCGGTTATGGCACTTGGAGTCTGGGGCTGGCGCATCCCGAATTGTTTGCCGCCATCGCCCCGATTTGCGGCGGCGCCAACATGATTGAGGTCATGCTCGGCACTTGGGACAAAAGACAGGACTTGCAACGGCTGCCCATCTGGGCGTTTCACGGCGCTGATGACAATGTTGTTCCGGTCGCGGAGTCGGAACGCGTGGTCAACGCGCTCAAACAAAGCGGCGTCACCAACCTCCAACTCACCATTTATCCGAACACCAAGCACGATTCCTGGAAACCAGCCTACGCCGATCCCAAGTTTTACGAGTGGATGCTGAAGCAAAGCCGCTGAACCCGGTGAATCCGGGTCCGGTTCAGCTCTTGATCCACGGCAGAATCCGTAGCCGCGACGGCGCAATAAAATGTTGCAGCAACTGCAGGTTGGTGCGACTCGCCTTATCCGCGCGAGGTTGCTGAACCAGCACCACCCGCGCTTCCGGTCGGAGCGGCGCCGGCAACGCGTCAAGAACCAGCCGCACCTGATTGATTGCGCCCAGCTTGTTCGCCGTCACAATGATTGGCGTCGCCTTCAAAGCGACAATCAGATCACGCGAATCAAAATCCGCGCCTAGCGGACTGAGCAATCCGCCGGCGCCCTCGACCACCACGACTTCAAACGCCTTGCCGACCCGGTGAATTTGCCGTACCACTTCACGCAGTTGGACCTTGCGATGTTCTTGTGCCGCCGCCAGCACCGGGGCAATCGGCGCGCGAAAATGCCATGGGTTCACCTCGTCCAGCGAAAGCACTTGGCCTGCCGCCGCGCGCAAAATCCGGCCGTCACTGCGCCCTCCCGAAGCCACCGGTTTCAACGCGGCCACGCGGAATCCCAACTGCCGCAGATACAACGTCGCCAATGCGGTGAAAACAGTTTTCCCCACGCCCGTATCCGTGCCAGTGACGAAAAGTATTTGTGGCGACTTCATTGGGCACGTCCAAATTTTCGTTCCAGCTCGCGATAATTCATCTCGATAAGCGTGGGTCGCCCATGTGGACAGGTGTAGGGCATGGCGCAGTGCCGCAGGTCTTCCACCAAATTTTCCAACTCCCGTCCGGCCAGCGGATCATTGGCTTTCACGGCATGGCGACACACCGTTTTCGCCACCACGCTCTCGCCCAGCCGGGCGGAATTGATGCCCTGCCCCGCCGTCTTCAGTTCGTCAACCAGATCCAGCATGAATCGCCGCGCGTCACCGACTCTGACGAAAGGCGGCAGCGCATCGAGCAGAAATGTCTGTTCGCCAAACTCGCTCAAGCCCACGCCAAGGCGCGTCAACGCCTCAAGCTGGCCGCGCAAGAAATTGGCGTCGCGCGGCGCTAACTCAACCGTCTCCGGCAGCAACAGCTTTTGCGATGGCGCAAGCTCCTTGCGTTCCAATCGGGTCAACATCTGCTCAAACAGGATGCGTTCGTGCGCCGCATGTTGATCCAACAACACCAAGCCTCGATCTGATTCCAACACAACGTAGAGCCGTCCAATGACGCCCACCAACCGCAACGGCACGGCCAGAAGCGGCGGCGCGCCCACCGCGTTCGGGGCTGCCGACAAACTCGTTTCCCGTTCAGCCGTCACCGCCGCTCCCTCAGCGGAATGTTGATCTCCAGGCAGCGCGGGAAGCGGTCTGTCCACCTCGGCCGGACGGGCGGGAGCAAATCCTATTTTCAACGCGCTCTGCTCTGTCGCCCGCGACACTGCCGGTGATTGACTTGGAAATTGCGGTAACGTCGGCGTCACCATTGCGCGCGCCGTCGCCAAATCACTTGCGCGACTGACCTCTTCAGTTCCTGCAACAACTTCCAAGCGCTGCGACTCCGATGGCGCAACGGCTGGGGGTTGCTGATGAAATTTCAACAACGCCTGACGCACCGCTTCCGCCACGCCGCGTGACACTTCGCGCTCGCGATGGAACTTCACTTCGCGCTTGGTCGGATGAATGTTCACATCCACCGCCGCCGGATCAATTTCGAGAAACAAACAACCAACCGGATAACGGCCTTTCATCAAAGCGGTGTGGTAGCCCTCCAACAGGGCAAAATTGACGCTGCGATTTTCCACCGGGCGACGGTTCACGAACACGTATTGGTCCTGCCGATTCGCTCGCGAGACACCCGGCGCACCAATCAATCCCCAAACCCGGAATTGTGGATTTCGAGCTGCGTGCCCCGATGCGGGAAGCTCCGGAAGCGCATTCTCAAATGATTCCGTCTCATCGAAAGTCTCACGCTCCTCCACCGCGTAGTCCGCCGTGAAATCCACTTCGACCAATTTCACTTCTCCGAGCAACGCGCGAATCCGCTCGCGCAAGGCGACTAATTTTTCCGCGGTAGTCGCGCCGGAACGCTGAGCCGGAAGCTGCCAGACTGTGCGTCCGTCCTTGAGAAAAGTGAATGCCACCTGCGGAAACGCCAGTGCCGCCAAGGTCAGATAGTGCTGGATGTGCGCCGCTTCTGTTTCCTCCGTGCGCAAAAATTTTCGACGGGCCGGCAGATTGAAAAACAACTGACGCACCTCGACGCTCGTGCCGGTGGCGCAACCGGCGGCCTTGACCTCGATAATCTTGCCGCCGTTGACCACGACCTGCGTGCCCTCCGGCGAGGCACTATCGCGCTCACGGGTCGTCAGCGTGAAGCGACTGACGCTCGCGATACTCGGCAGCGCTTCCCCGCGAAATCCCATCGTGGCAATCACCGCCAAATCCTGCGCCTTGCTGATCTTGCTGGTGGCGTGGCGTTCGAGACACAGCAGCGCGTCATCGCGGTTCATTCCACGGCCATCATCCGTCACCCGCACCAAACTGCGCCCGCCCGCCTGAACCTCCACCAGAATGCGCAACGCTCCGGCATCCAGCGAATTTTCGACCAGTTCCTTGACGATGCTCGCCGGTCGCTCGATCACTTCGCCCGCGGCGATTTGATTGGCGACCTGTTCCGATAACAGGCGGATGCAATTCATCAACCAGCAGAGTGACGAGAGACGCGGAACAAGTCAAACGGGAGCCACATCATGACGCCTCCAAAAGCTTCAAGTGCGTCGTGCCGATGCGCGCGGCTCCGGCAGCGATCAAGGCTCGCGCCGCCTCAAGCGTTCGGATATTTCCCACCGCCTTGATCGCCAGCTTCGGCGCCAACGCATCCCGAAGCGCTTTGATATCGTCCGCACTGACCCGGCTGTCCGGCCAGAAATCCGTTCCCGTCGCGATGGCTTTCAGCCCCGAATCCGCCACGAGTTCAATGAACTGTAGTCGTTCCGCCGGGGATAAAGCCGCGGATTCAAACGTCACACAAACCGGCCGTTCATCCGCCGCCTCCACCACATCGTGGATCTCCCGCAAAACTGCGCGCGACGAACTGTTTTTCACCTGCTCCAAACTCAGCACCAGCTCAATTTCCTGCGCGCCCAGGTCAACCGCCACTTCCGTCTCGTAACGCTTCACATCCCGGTCATTGAGTCCCAAGGGAAATCCCACCCAAGCGACCAGTTGCGTGGCGCTTTCCTCCAGCGCGTGCGCCGCCGCGAGCAAATGAGCGGTGTTGACCACCAGCGCGCGAACGTCTCGGGCGGAGGCGCAAACCGCGGCGAACTCTGGCGGAGAAACCATTGGCTTCCAGAAAGCCAGATCCGTCCGAGCCGCTAATTCACTGACCGAAAGTTGTGTCATACTTCAAATAATTTGAATTCCTACGTGCATGGGGAGCATGCACCAAGTCCCCGGCTAACGCGAAGCCGGTCGTCCGATGGTAAACCAAACCGTCTCCCCAAGTAGTAGCAAATTCGCGTCGCCCGACACAATCATCCGTGACGACGCGGATTGAATTGGAGTGACGGAAAGCATCAGTAGCGCCCGCATGACCGACGGGATGGCTTCCAGTCATTCTTGCGGCGCTGGCATTTTTCAACCGACTCTGGTGGGTGACGCCGCCCATAAACTGCGCCGAAGCTCATGCTACCTCGGAAAACCGATCGCTCCGCAAGGTCAGGAAAACGCAACAAACGATTTATGGAAAATAAAAACTGCACTTATCAATAACGCGCTTCGCGCTCAGCGTGTAGCATCGAGCACATTGACGCTCCAACTGACGCGGCGTGCGCGGGCGGCTCAAGGCGTGAACAGTTCCCCGAAGTAATAATAAAGCAGGGGCGTCAGGATTCCCGTGGCTGAAAAACAACCCAACCAAATGAACGCGTCGCGCCGCCAGAGCAGAGCCGTCGGCCGAAGGTGATTAAAATTCCGAAGCGCCAGCGCCAGCACCAGAAACGCAAGGCAGAACACGAACGCATTCCAAATACTTGATGGTAATGGATAGGGGATGGAGACGTTTAAGAAAATTAGACCGGATACCCCCAGCATTACGAGGCAGCCCCGCCGCCACCGCCGCCAGCAAAGCGTCACCGCTGCGAGAACCATCACCGCAGCGCCTACGATCAGCACCACTGGCCCGCGCCACAGTTCGTAGCCGAAAAGCGCAAACCAATTACTCAGTAAAAAGCTGTAGGCAAACCACATGCCCGGCCCAAATCCGACCACGAGAATGCCAATGGTCGCACATAACGCCTGGAGGAATTGCTGGGTGAGCGATGACGCATAGAACGCCACCAGTGCCACGATTACACACCCGATGATCCAGCCCTGGATCCAAAAGTTGCTTTCTGGACGCATCAAAGCCAAAGCGACGGGTACCGTCGCTCCTAGCAGAATGCCGCAGCCCAAGGCCACCAATGCCTTCAGCGCAAACTGCCAGTTCCGTGATACTGGCAGACAGAATTGTGCTTCCAGCGTGCCGAACCGACGCTCTTCGGCGATGGCGTTACCGCCCACCAATGCCGGCATGATGATCCAGATGACCCAAAACAGATCCACGGCCACATCGAGTGGAGAATGCCCGGCGGCGGTGTTGGCGAATCGTTGCACGATCAACGCAACGAGCTGCAGCGCCAACAACCCGCCCGCGATCAGGAAGTTGATTTGCTGGAATCGCAATTCCTTGCCCAGCAACGCCCGCAGAGGCCGCGCGGACGGCACGGTGCCCGCCGCGCGGTTCTCCGACCGCCGGCGCGTCATTTGGGGCAACGCCAGGTTACCGCCGGTCCAGGCCGTATCCTGAGCATGGAGGAATTGCCAGCGCGCAAACCAATAGCTCACCACCGAATAGATCAGCAAGAGCACCGTCAGCAGCAGGACTTGCTGGGCGGGCTGAACCATCTCCTCATTAAGGCTGAACACCGTTACCATAACGACAAAGGGAATCAGCAGGGAGATCCAAAAGGCTGCAATGACCTGACGCAACAACAGTGTGGTCCACAACCCGCCCGAAACCGCCGCGACCACAAAAGCCAGCCCCAGCAAGGCCGTTACGACGCCACGATCATCCGCGGGAATAAAGTTTTGATTAACCAGAACCAGGAAGAGGTATAAGAGCCCCACCGCGACCAATAGCACCTTGATTTTGGTGCGCCACAAATCCGTGCGCCGTCGCGGTTGCGCCAGCAACAGCGAGAAGGTGTGCGTATAAATTTCCCGCCCAAAGCTGGTCAATCCCAACAACAAACCACTGATGCCCGTTACAAATATTCCCACCGGAGCAATCTGATCGGCGGCAACGCCCGCCCCCAACACCACGTTCAATAGATTCGGGAGCAGCGCCAGCAGCATGGCGGCTATCCACATCGGCAGCAACAGGCGAATTTCTTTTCGCACCAAGACATTCATGGTTTCGTTCCCGCCAGGGTTTTCGAGACGACAAAAATTTCCTCCAGCGACAACGATTCGCTGCGCAAGTCCTCCGGTTGCAGTCGCTGCAATTGCACCATGAGTTCATCGCCATTCCCGTTCACCAGCAGCTCGACTTCGCGTCCGTCCCACCGCACTTGTAACGCACCGGACACCGGCAGATCATTGAGCGGTTGTTTGAAACGTGCGCGGATTTTCTTAAAACGCTCACGCGCCACATCCGCCGGCAGGGTTAGCAATTCGCGTCCTTGTTCAATGATCGTAAACTCATCAATCAACCCTTCGAACTCGGCGATCAGGTGTGTCGAAACAAAAACCGTGCGCTTCTCCGCGTCGCTGGATTGGTACGCGCCAATGACCGTCTGAATGAACTCGCGACGCACAATGGGATCCAGGCCGGATGTGGGTTCGTCCAGCACCAACAGTTCCGGCTCCGGACAAATCGCGCCGATGAGCGCCAGTTGCGTTTTCTGCCCCTTCGAAAGGTCGGCCGCCTTTTGATCCGGGTTCAGCGCGAATCGCTCCAACAGGTCCGCTTCCATGCGCCGGTTCCAATTCGGACGGAACGAGGCCAGGTATTCCAACGTGTCCCGCACGGTCATCCACGGATAAAACGCCACCGCGTCCGGCACGTAGGCGAGTCGTGATTTGACGACCACTTCGTCGTGCTGAGGATCGAGGCCGAACACGCGCACTCGGCCGGCATCCGGACGCAGCAAATTGAGCAGGCATTTGATGGTGGTGGTCTTGCCCGCGCCGTTGCGACCGAAAAAACCGTAGCAACGACCGGGCGCGACCGTGAGGTTCAGACCGTTGACCGCCTCGAAGCGGCCGTACCGACGCTGTAAACCTTGGATTTCAATAACCGGGGTTGAGTTCATGGCTTCTCCTGTTTGTTTTCGAAGTAATCCAACCGTTCTTTCACCAGCGCCAGGAAATCGGCGCGCTCGACCTGAAGGTGATGTGCCGTCACCACCGCTTCATCAATTTCCTTGAGCAATAGTTTTTGACGCACCGCTTTGGTGAACGGCGTGTTGCCTTCCTTGAGAAAGCAACCCTTGCCGGGAACGGTCTCGATGATGCCCTGGCTCTCCAATTCCGTGTAAGCCTTGGCCACGGTGTTGCGATTGACGCGCAATTCCTCGGCCAACTGCCGTACCGAAGGCAATGCCTCCCCGGCGTGCAACCCGCCCGACGCCGCAGCATACCGCACCTGGTCCACCAGTTGCAGGTAGGCGGGCTTGCCGGTTTTGAAATCCACGTGAAACAACATACGCGCCCAACTGTCCTATTTGCGCATGACAGTAGGACGCTTGGTAAATTTCGTCAATACTTTTTATTCGTCTTTGATCAACCCTTTACGAGCCGGCAAACGTCGGGGACTGTGATGGTCTCAAGGAGTCGGATCTGGTGTTCAGCGCAGACGCGCATCGCGAATGAACTCGGCGTGCCAGTCCAGCATCAGTTGGTTGCGACCACCGCGATGAACGGCCGCGCCTTTGAGTTCAGCCGCCACGGTGGGTGCAGTGCGCGGAAAATACGGGTCCACCGCAAATTCCACGTCGCTTAGTGAAGCGGGACGGCCCGCGATGGGATTGTTCGCTTCACGCAAATCCAGCAATGCCTGTTGCGGGGTTTTGAGCCAAAAATTATCCAACGGCACCGGGTCCTCAATGCGGTCAAACCGCCAGAACCAATAGCTCACCGCGGACCGGGGTTCGTTGGTGCGCGACAACTGCACACATTGCGACCGCGCCATGAGTTGTGGCGCACTGGCCAGTTCGGCGCAGCGCCAGACCTGGGATTCGCCCAGCTCCTGATGAAGCGTGACGGCCGCCCAGCCGCCCCGTGGATCGGATGGCGGCCAATCGGTCCAAGGCCGATAGCCAAGGGCGGTTTTCAAGGTTCGCTGGTCGGGAAAACAGTCAGCGGCATCGGCGAGATACAGGGCAAAGCCCAGACCGATCTGGTGCAGGTTTGAAAGACAGGATGTCTGTCGCGCCTTGGATTTGGCTTTGGCCAATGCCGGAAGCAGCAGCGCCGCCAGCACCGCGATGATGGCAATGACCACCAGCAATTCAATCAGGGTAAAAGCGCGGCGCATGGCACATCACTTTTCCGTCGGCGGCAGCGCAAACGCCACGTACGTGTCACCGTAGGGCGTGCCCAGTTTGTTACCGCCACACGCGGCAATGACCACGTATTGCCGACCGTTCACTTCGTAGGTGGCCGGCGGGGCGTTGCCGGTGTAGGGCAATGGCCCGGACCACAATGCAACCCCGGTTTCCTTGTCGTAAGCCCACAGTTTGTTGTCGCGGGTGCCGGCGCAGAAAACGAGTCCGCCTGCGGTAACAATGGCGCCGCCATAGTTTTCCGTGCCGGTTTTCGACACCCCTTGTGCCGCGAGTTCCGGGTATTCGCCGTGCGGCACTTTCCAGAGCAGTTTACCGGTGTTGAGGTCAATACAGCTCAACGAGCCCCACGGCGGTTGGTTCGCCGGATACCCTTCCGGATCGTAAAACTTGGGATAGCCGGCATCCCGATAACGCGGACGCTCCGTCACGAGTGGCGCGGTGACCGCAGGCCGATCCCGCACCATCAGAAAATCCAGCAGGTGTTGGAGGTCGGCTTGATTGATCACGCTCTCGGGATGCGCCGGCATGGCATTGGTGCCGCGACGCACCACATCGCGGATTTGCGCATCCGCCAACCGATGGCGCAACCCCCGCAAGGCGGGCGCCGTCCCCAGTCCCATGCGGTTCAGGCCGTGACATTGTGCGCAACTGGTTTCATAAATTTTTTGTCCGGGCGTCTTCGGCGCGTTGGGATCGTCCGGCGGATCGTCATCGCGCGCCACCGTGATGAACCAGCCGATGTGGTTCGCCGTCACGTAAAGTCGTCCCGTGTCCGCGTCCACACAGGCCCCGGTCCATTCCGCGCCGCCATCAATGTTAAAAAATAAATTTACGCGGCCCTCGCTGGTTGGACGAAACCAGCCGGTGCTGGCGCTTTTGAATTGGGTCAAGGCAAACTCCGCCGCCGCCTCCGTGCGCTCCGTTAAATCCGCCTGGGTGAATTCCTGCCGGGCAAACGGTTGCGGCAATTCCAAATCCGGCTGGTACGGGGCCGTGATTTCTCCTGGTAAATCGCTCGGGGGCGCGCGCCGCAGGCGGAAGGGAAAAATCGGTTTGCCGCTCACGCGATCGCACAACAACACATGCCCGACCTTGGTGACGGCAGCCACCACGTCCACGCGCTGGCCGTCACGGGTGATGGTGGCCAGATTCGGCGGCGCGGGAATATCCAGATCCCAGAGATCATGCCGCACTTCCTGCAAATGCCAAAGGCGTTGACCGGTGCGCGCATCCAACGCGATCAAGCAGTTGGCAAACAAATTATCGCCACGATGCCCCACGCCGATGAAATTGGGTTTCGGTCCGCCGGTGGTGATATAGGCGATGCCGCGCACTTCGTCCATCGCCATGCCGCCCCAACAATTCGCGCCATACGTGACGGGACGGTCCCAGGTGTCGTAACCAAATTCACCGGGATGCGGCACCGTGTGAAATGTCCACAGGTGTTGACCGGTTACCACGTCGAAGCCCCAAACGTCCTTCTCGAATCCCGGCACGACAACAATGCGCTGGAAGATGGTTGGTCCCGCCGTCGCGGCGCCAAAATCTCCTTGGGCCGCGCCCGGCAGCAGCGCCTTACCCTCATCGCCAAAATCGGAAATGACCTGACCTGTTTGGGGATTCAGCGCGTAAAGAAATTTACCCGCGCAAAACAGCAGCCGCTCACTCGCGTTGGCGTCGCCCGGCCAATAAATCAATCCGCGCCAGGCCGGTTTGCCGGCGGGTTTGAAACGCCACAACTCGACTCCCGTCTCCGCATTGACCGCGGCGATATGTTTGCCGGACGTAGGCGCATACATCACGTTGCCAACGACGATCGGGTTGCACTGAATGAAGTTGTTGCCGTCGCCGGAATGGTAGGTCCAGGCAACCTGTAAATTCGTGACGTTCTGCCGATTGATCTGGTCCAGCGCCGAAAAACGTGTCCCGCCATTGTCGCCGTGCGACCGCTGCCAGGTGCGGTAAGTTTCCCGCTTGGGGAAACCATTCGCCGGCGTAAGTTCATCCGATCGGGCGGCGGGGATGGTTTGATACAGCGGCAGTTTGGCGCGCTCCTCCGCGTCTTCCACCGCCCAATACTTGGGGTCGCTCAAATTCTGGGCAGTTTCGCCAACACGCCACCGTCCGATGGTTTGCGCATCCGCCTTGAAAGCAGTGGCGGCGGATTGTGGAGTGATGGTTCGCACCCCGGTGGAAATCCGCACCTGTTCCACCACTCCGTCACAACCAATCGTTCCCTCGACTAGTTGGCCGATGGCCAATTCCCCGGGAACCGGCTCTCCCTGACGCGGCGAGGCGGGCGCTGTGTGTACCAGCCTGCCGTCCACATACAGTCGGACGCGTTCCGGCTCGATAACGGCCGCAAGATAATGCCATTCGCCATCACAGATGTTGGCGTTGGATTTGAACTCACCGCCGCGGCCCGGTTGGTAAAGACTGAATCCACCGCTGCCGGCATAGGAATACAGCTCCCAATGTTCCGCTGAACTTTTGGGGTCACTGGCCACGAGGATGTTGAAATTACCCGCACTGTTGAGGCGGGCGCGACATTCAATCGTGAGCGGTCGTTGCCGATACTCCGGTTTACCGGCAAGCACCAAACTGCTTGGCGCAATGGATGATCCTGACGCAGCAAGGGCAACTGGTTGCGCGACTTTCGGCCGGGACCAACTGCGCGGTTGCGGTTTGGGGCCGGCGGGCTGGCCGTCCAGTTGTGCGACCAACCAATCCAGCCCGTCGAGGTTGTCTTGGAGACGAAGTTCCGCATCCGCGTTGACCTCCAGAATGAGTCCCACCGGACCGCGCCAGCTGCTGTCGCTGATGACGCGTAAGAGGCGCAAGTCCTGATCTCCCTGTCCGAGCGGCACCGTGCCCAGATCGTGACCGTGCAAGTCACCATCCTTGATCATGCCGTTCAAGGTGATGGCCAGCAGATAAGGTTTCATCTGGTCAAACAGTTCGGCGAACCGGTCAATTTCCCCGTGTCCATGGTGCTGCGTGTAAACCAGCCCCACATTCTCAATACCGCCCTGCCGCAAGCGCCGGATGATCTGAAGCTGATTTTCCGGAACTCCAAACCAGCCACCGTGGTTATACAATGCGACCCGGCAACCGAGCCTGGCCGCAGCGGCGGCAATGGGTTTTACCCGCACCACCAGTTGCTCCACATGAGCCGCCTGCGCCTCGGGCGTGGGTTCGAACGCCTGATCCAGACGCAGATGCGGTCCGCCCTCCAGCATGACCCATAATTGCGGATGAATGTGATTACGCTCGATGCAATCGAGAATGGCGCGCGCCTCGTCATTCAACACGCCGGGAAACCACCAGGCGGTCAGCGCGATGCCGTGGCGTCGCATGGCGGCCACTTCCGCATCGAAGGTCGGGATATGTTCCGCCCGCCAATCGTAGGCCAATTGCGGAATTCCCAATCGCGCGAGCATCTGGGCCCGCGCCTCCGGTCCGCGCTTCTGGGTGTCGAACGGCACGATGCACCACGCGAGAAGATTGGAACGCGCAAAAATATCGGTAGCCGCGCACGCAGGTTGGGGCGCGAGTAGAAATAAAAGGGTCAGCAGCGTAACTGCGCACCCCACCATGCGACGACGCAGACAGTGACGAACCAACCAATGGAATTGAAGCTTTGGTTGCGGGGCAGCAACTCCGCAGACAACAACACGCTCGAACGAGGCTGGAATGAAATCGGCCCGGTTTTTCATGATGACCCGTTGCACGTTAACTGAACCGGACCAAGTAAAGCGAGTGTTTGTGCCAACCGACCAGGTTAGACGGGAATTTATGGCGTTCCGGGCTATCGGCGACTCTACGGCGATCCATCCTTGGGCAGGCCTGTTTCTGCCGCGAAAGACACCCTGGCGACGGTAGGTCAGGCTTCGACTTCGTTCAGCAGGACGACTGTCGAGAAGATTACGCTGACAAAAAATCGGCCGGGTACGAAAGGCTACTTTTTACTCGCGTTCCAGTTGTTTGATGGCGGCGAGAATTGCGGGGCGCACCTGCGCCCATTCGCGATCTTCGTCGCTGGTCTCGAAAATGCCGCGCAATTGGCCCTGCTTATCCACCAGCACAAAAATGGTACTGTGAATAAAAAGATCGTCGTCGCTGGTGCGCTCCGCTGCGGATTTTTCAATCGCCGTCAGCTTCAGGCTGTTAATGGCCAGCGCGGCGATTTCGGATTTGGTGCCGGTCAGAAATTGCCAGCGTTGCGGATCAGCCTGGAAGCGCCCGGCGTATTTGTTGAGCACTTCGGGCGAATCGTAACCGGGATCGG comes from the Verrucomicrobiia bacterium genome and includes:
- a CDS encoding KpsF/GutQ family sugar-phosphate isomerase, whose product is MSYLPNARKVFDTEVAALRAVRAHLDQSFDAVVTLLSQTLSQRGKIVIVGIGKSGNVGAKISATLTSTGSASVVLNSVNALHGDLGIITDGDVVLALSYSGESDELLNLLPAIKRFSVKIISLTGSPKSTLGRHSDLILNVRVPKEACPFALAPTSSTTAMLVMGDALAMSVMQARGFRQSDFAKYHPAGAIGRALLLRVGEIMRTGERSAIANGNLAVKEALLVMTRAKSGCLAVVNGRNKLIGVFTDGDFRRKMSADEQLLSRPLKSVMTPHPISIRDTALAVEAVKTFNERNIDDLIVVNARNEPVGLIDSQDLPKLKIV
- a CDS encoding prolyl oligopeptidase family serine peptidase — translated: MKTTAPLLLVALTCSLIMPIQAQTNAPLTAATYHWQSHRSGTLQYLLYLPPGYDAAGQKDWPLMLFLHGAGERGNDVNRVAIHGPLHHVQQGQSFPFIILAPQCPANELWQNEPLLALLNEFTATHKVDKKRIYLTGLSMGGYGTWSLGLAHPELFAAIAPICGGANMIEVMLGTWDKRQDLQRLPIWAFHGADDNVVPVAESERVVNALKQSGVTNLQLTIYPNTKHDSWKPAYADPKFYEWMLKQSR
- the bioD gene encoding dethiobiotin synthase; its protein translation is MKSPQILFVTGTDTGVGKTVFTALATLYLRQLGFRVAALKPVASGGRSDGRILRAAAGQVLSLDEVNPWHFRAPIAPVLAAAQEHRKVQLREVVRQIHRVGKAFEVVVVEGAGGLLSPLGADFDSRDLIVALKATPIIVTANKLGAINQVRLVLDALPAPLRPEARVVLVQQPRADKASRTNLQLLQHFIAPSRLRILPWIKS
- the mutL gene encoding DNA mismatch repair endonuclease MutL — encoded protein: MNCIRLLSEQVANQIAAGEVIERPASIVKELVENSLDAGALRILVEVQAGGRSLVRVTDDGRGMNRDDALLCLERHATSKISKAQDLAVIATMGFRGEALPSIASVSRFTLTTRERDSASPEGTQVVVNGGKIIEVKAAGCATGTSVEVRQLFFNLPARRKFLRTEETEAAHIQHYLTLAALAFPQVAFTFLKDGRTVWQLPAQRSGATTAEKLVALRERIRALLGEVKLVEVDFTADYAVEERETFDETESFENALPELPASGHAARNPQFRVWGLIGAPGVSRANRQDQYVFVNRRPVENRSVNFALLEGYHTALMKGRYPVGCLFLEIDPAAVDVNIHPTKREVKFHREREVSRGVAEAVRQALLKFHQQPPAVAPSESQRLEVVAGTEEVSRASDLATARAMVTPTLPQFPSQSPAVSRATEQSALKIGFAPARPAEVDRPLPALPGDQHSAEGAAVTAERETSLSAAPNAVGAPPLLAVPLRLVGVIGRLYVVLESDRGLVLLDQHAAHERILFEQMLTRLERKELAPSQKLLLPETVELAPRDANFLRGQLEALTRLGVGLSEFGEQTFLLDALPPFVRVGDARRFMLDLVDELKTAGQGINSARLGESVVAKTVCRHAVKANDPLAGRELENLVEDLRHCAMPYTCPHGRPTLIEMNYRELERKFGRAQ
- the deoC gene encoding deoxyribose-phosphate aldolase — translated: MTQLSVSELAARTDLAFWKPMVSPPEFAAVCASARDVRALVVNTAHLLAAAHALEESATQLVAWVGFPLGLNDRDVKRYETEVAVDLGAQEIELVLSLEQVKNSSSRAVLREIHDVVEAADERPVCVTFESAALSPAERLQFIELVADSGLKAIATGTDFWPDSRVSADDIKALRDALAPKLAIKAVGNIRTLEAARALIAAGAARIGTTHLKLLEAS